A portion of the Cervus elaphus chromosome X, mCerEla1.1, whole genome shotgun sequence genome contains these proteins:
- the LOC122689953 gene encoding melanoma-associated antigen B16-like, which translates to MPPVRIKLSKRFKSARRAQNQSLQASTQFQDLEIAQISRALEETHLFSYLQMPGNLKEAPGGDKPNTPEGPQSFSASSIGITATASSKSSEVSMNQGEENSPSTSEAVPGTSEAVPDFMNVPVDALDSKIAMLVNVLLFKYRMKEPVTKADMLKVVVNDCEVHFPEILLRASERLEMLFGLDLKEVDPTNHRYGLFIKSGLTYDGMMHGEAGVPKTGILILILGVIFMKGNRATEEEVWEVLNVTGLYSGKKHFIFGEPRQLITEDFVREGYLEFRQVASADPMQSEFLWGPRAHAETTKMKVLKFIAKVHGTDPSSFPSQYEEALQDEKENAQARISAKGLRHCKF; encoded by the coding sequence ATGCCACCCGTAAGAATCAAACTATCTAAGCGTTTTAAGAGTGCACGACGTGCACAGAATCAATCCCTTCAAGCCTCCACTCAGTTCCAGGACCTGGAGATTGCACAGATCTCGAGAGCTCTGGAGGAGACCCAtctcttctcctaccttcaaatGCCTGGAAATTTGAAGGAGGCTCCTGGTGGTGATAAACCCAATACTCCTGAGGGTCCTCAGAGTTTCTCCGCATCTTCCATtggcatcacagccactgcatccaGCAAATCAAGTGAGGtctccatgaatcaaggtgagGAGAATAGTCCAAGCACCTCAGAGGCTGTGCCAGGCACCTCAGAGGCTGTGCCAGATTTCATGAATGTGCCTGTGGATGCTCTCGATAGTAAAATAGCTATGTTGGTGAATGTCCTGCTGTTCAAGTATCGAATGAAAGAGCCAGTAACAAAAGCAGATATGCTCAAGGTTGTCGTCAACGATTGTGAAGTCCACTTCCCTGAGATCCTCCTGAGAGCCTCTGAGCGCCTAGAGATGCTCTTTGGCCTTGATCTGAAGGAAGTGGATCCCACCAACCACCGCTATGGCCTTTTCATTAAATCAGGCCTCACCTATGATGGCATGATGCACGGTGAAGCAGGCGTGCCCAAGACCGGCATCCTGATACTTATCCTGGGTGTGATCTTCATGAAGGGCAACCGTGCCACCGAAGAAGAAGTTTGGGAAGTTCTGAATGTGACCGGGCTATATTCTGGGAAGAAGCACTTCATCTTTGGGGAGCCCAGGCAGCTCATCACCGAAGATTTCGTGAGGGAAGGATACCTAGAGTTCCGGCAGGTGGCCAGCGCTGATCCTATGCAGTCTGAGTTCCTGTGGGGCCCCAGAGCTCATGCCGAAACCACCAAGATGAAGGTCCTGAAGTTTATTGCCAAGGTTCATGGGACTGACCCAAGTTCTTTCCCATCTCAGTATGAGGAggctttgcaagatgaaaaagagaaTGCTCAGGCCAGAATTTCAGCCAAGGGTCTCCGCCACTGCAAGTTCTAA